In Cicer arietinum cultivar CDC Frontier isolate Library 1 chromosome 7, Cicar.CDCFrontier_v2.0, whole genome shotgun sequence, a single window of DNA contains:
- the LOC101499675 gene encoding protein trichome birefringence-like 25 isoform X2, with the protein MVKKIRSENFGPFSLQNHNLVCVKFAAAFFLVGFGFRLLLWDSFTFSFVLETQTQTQTPPSPPLTETKAESSVVSSLLKTPESDDFQVNNKSQTSLNGKCDLFVGDWVADLSNPMYTNESCHVIESPQNCMKNGRPDLGYLYWRWTPQECELPKLNPNNFLNLMRNKAMAFVGDSISRNHVQSLLCILSQVEPAIEVYHDREYRSKIWKFPSHNFTLSVIWTPFLIKAIIHEDMNGVSSSLVQLHLDTLDNQWTKQFNNFDYVVIGGGKWFLKSAIYRENNTVTGCHFCPGKNLTELGFDYAYRKALQLVFNFFTNSNHNATVLFRTTTPDHFENGEWFSGGYCNRTVPFKEGQIDMVAVDSIMRGIEVEEFEKANTLLGFENGVKLKLLDTTFLSLLRPDGHPGPYRQFQPFARDENGKVQNDCLHWCLPGPIDSWNDIVMEMLVNGQ; encoded by the exons ATGGTGAAGAAAATAAGGTCtgagaattttggtccattttctTTGCAAAACCACAACCTTGTCTGTGTTAAATTTGCAGCAGCATTTTTCTTGGTTGGTTTTGGTTTTCGTCTTCTCTTATGGGATTCATTCACTTTTTCATTTGTGTTAGagacacaaacacaaacacaaacaccTCCTTCTCCTCCTCTCACAGAAACAAAAGCAGAGTCCTCTGTTGTCTCTTCTCTCCTTAAGACACCAGAATCTGATGATTTTCAAGTAAACAACAAGAGCCAAACCTCTTTGAATG GaaaatgtgatttatttgtggGAGATTGGGTGGCTGATCTATCTAATCCAATGTACACTAATGAGAGCTGCCATGTGATTGAATCACCTCAAAATTGTATGAAAAATGGAAGGCCTGATTTAGGGTACCTTTATTGGAGGTGGACCCCACAAGAGTGTGAATTACCAAAGTTGAACCCAAACAATTTTCTTAATCTCATGAGGAATAAAGCAATGGCTTTTGTTGGTGATTCCATCTCACGCAACCATGTTCAGTCCCTACTTTGCATTTTGTCACAG GTGGAACCAGCTATTGAGGTCTACCATGACAGAGAATACAGATCAAAGATATGGAAATTTCCCTCTCACAACTTCACACTCTCAGTAATATGGACCCCTTTCCTTATCAAAGCAATTATTCATGAGGACATGAATGGAGTTTCATCTTCATTGGTACAGCTTCACCTTGACACTCTTGACAACCAATGGACCAAACAATTCAACAATTTTGACTATGTTGTAATTGGTGGTGGAAAATGGTTTCTCAAGTCAGCAATATACCGCGAAAACAACACAGTAACCGGCTGCCATTTCTGTCCTGGAAAGAATTTAACCGAGTTAGGGTTCGACTACGCATACCGAAAAGCACTACAACTTGTTTTCAACTTCTTCACAAATTCTAATCACAATGCAACTGTTTTGTTTAGAACTACTACACCTGATCATTTTGAAAATGGTGAATGGTTTAGTGGAGGGTATTGCAATAGAACTGTGCCTTTCAAAGAGGGTCAAATAGATATGGTGGCTGTAGATTCTATCATGAGAGGGATTGAAGTTGAAGAGTTTGAGAAGGCTAATACATTACTAGGATTTGAGAATGGTGTGAAGTTGAAACTTTTGGACACAACTTTTCTTTCATTGTTGAGACCAGATGGACATCCAGGACCTTATAGACAGTTTCAGCCATTTGCAAGAGATGAGAATGGTAAAGTTCAGAATGATTGTTTGCATTGGTGTTTACCTGGACCAATTGATTCATGGAATGATATAGTAATGGAAATGCTAGTTAATGGTCAATAA
- the LOC101499675 gene encoding protein trichome birefringence-like 25 isoform X1 has protein sequence MVKKIRSENFGPFSLQNHNLVCVKFAAAFFLVGFGFRLLLWDSFTFSFVLETQTQTQTPPSPPLTETKAESSVVSSLLKTPESDDFQVNNKSQTSLNVSGKCDLFVGDWVADLSNPMYTNESCHVIESPQNCMKNGRPDLGYLYWRWTPQECELPKLNPNNFLNLMRNKAMAFVGDSISRNHVQSLLCILSQVEPAIEVYHDREYRSKIWKFPSHNFTLSVIWTPFLIKAIIHEDMNGVSSSLVQLHLDTLDNQWTKQFNNFDYVVIGGGKWFLKSAIYRENNTVTGCHFCPGKNLTELGFDYAYRKALQLVFNFFTNSNHNATVLFRTTTPDHFENGEWFSGGYCNRTVPFKEGQIDMVAVDSIMRGIEVEEFEKANTLLGFENGVKLKLLDTTFLSLLRPDGHPGPYRQFQPFARDENGKVQNDCLHWCLPGPIDSWNDIVMEMLVNGQ, from the exons ATGGTGAAGAAAATAAGGTCtgagaattttggtccattttctTTGCAAAACCACAACCTTGTCTGTGTTAAATTTGCAGCAGCATTTTTCTTGGTTGGTTTTGGTTTTCGTCTTCTCTTATGGGATTCATTCACTTTTTCATTTGTGTTAGagacacaaacacaaacacaaacaccTCCTTCTCCTCCTCTCACAGAAACAAAAGCAGAGTCCTCTGTTGTCTCTTCTCTCCTTAAGACACCAGAATCTGATGATTTTCAAGTAAACAACAAGAGCCAAACCTCTTTGAATG TTTCAGGaaaatgtgatttatttgtggGAGATTGGGTGGCTGATCTATCTAATCCAATGTACACTAATGAGAGCTGCCATGTGATTGAATCACCTCAAAATTGTATGAAAAATGGAAGGCCTGATTTAGGGTACCTTTATTGGAGGTGGACCCCACAAGAGTGTGAATTACCAAAGTTGAACCCAAACAATTTTCTTAATCTCATGAGGAATAAAGCAATGGCTTTTGTTGGTGATTCCATCTCACGCAACCATGTTCAGTCCCTACTTTGCATTTTGTCACAG GTGGAACCAGCTATTGAGGTCTACCATGACAGAGAATACAGATCAAAGATATGGAAATTTCCCTCTCACAACTTCACACTCTCAGTAATATGGACCCCTTTCCTTATCAAAGCAATTATTCATGAGGACATGAATGGAGTTTCATCTTCATTGGTACAGCTTCACCTTGACACTCTTGACAACCAATGGACCAAACAATTCAACAATTTTGACTATGTTGTAATTGGTGGTGGAAAATGGTTTCTCAAGTCAGCAATATACCGCGAAAACAACACAGTAACCGGCTGCCATTTCTGTCCTGGAAAGAATTTAACCGAGTTAGGGTTCGACTACGCATACCGAAAAGCACTACAACTTGTTTTCAACTTCTTCACAAATTCTAATCACAATGCAACTGTTTTGTTTAGAACTACTACACCTGATCATTTTGAAAATGGTGAATGGTTTAGTGGAGGGTATTGCAATAGAACTGTGCCTTTCAAAGAGGGTCAAATAGATATGGTGGCTGTAGATTCTATCATGAGAGGGATTGAAGTTGAAGAGTTTGAGAAGGCTAATACATTACTAGGATTTGAGAATGGTGTGAAGTTGAAACTTTTGGACACAACTTTTCTTTCATTGTTGAGACCAGATGGACATCCAGGACCTTATAGACAGTTTCAGCCATTTGCAAGAGATGAGAATGGTAAAGTTCAGAATGATTGTTTGCATTGGTGTTTACCTGGACCAATTGATTCATGGAATGATATAGTAATGGAAATGCTAGTTAATGGTCAATAA